The following are from one region of the Pectobacterium actinidiae genome:
- a CDS encoding isocitrate lyase/PEP mutase family protein, with protein sequence MSDKSRAFRLLHESGNTFVIPNPWDIGTARILEKMGFMALATTSAGLAFSLGVTEGQVPWQQTIHHCRNIAEATTLPVSADLEKGMGDSPDSAAETIRIAVDAGLAGCSLEDHTGQPEAPIFDLHLAVERISAAVESRDACDPNFVITARAENFMWGHQDLDETILRLQAFEKAGADVLYAPGIHDLSMIHTLCQSVKKPVNVVMGLPGNVYSVEELSQAGAKRISVGASMARFAYGAFVQAAQEVSRDGTFSYSKHAMGFSELEAFFRIST encoded by the coding sequence ATGAGCGACAAAAGTAGAGCGTTTCGCCTTCTTCACGAATCCGGGAATACCTTTGTCATCCCTAATCCATGGGACATTGGCACGGCCAGAATACTTGAAAAAATGGGTTTTATGGCTCTCGCCACAACCAGTGCAGGTCTCGCCTTTTCTCTGGGAGTAACTGAAGGTCAGGTTCCTTGGCAACAGACAATTCACCATTGCCGGAACATCGCCGAAGCGACCACGCTGCCCGTATCAGCCGATCTGGAGAAAGGAATGGGAGACAGTCCAGATAGCGCCGCTGAAACCATCAGGATTGCCGTTGACGCCGGACTTGCAGGCTGTTCTCTTGAGGATCATACCGGCCAACCAGAAGCCCCTATCTTCGATTTACATCTCGCGGTCGAGAGAATTTCAGCAGCGGTTGAATCGCGTGATGCATGTGATCCAAATTTTGTTATTACTGCGCGCGCTGAAAATTTCATGTGGGGTCATCAGGATCTTGATGAAACGATCCTGAGGCTTCAGGCGTTCGAAAAAGCGGGAGCAGATGTTCTCTATGCCCCAGGAATTCATGATCTCTCGATGATTCACACCCTCTGCCAGTCTGTTAAAAAGCCTGTCAATGTTGTAATGGGGTTGCCCGGAAATGTTTACAGTGTTGAAGAACTTTCACAAGCCGGAGCCAAACGTATAAGCGTCGGAGCCTCAATGGCTCGATTCGCCTATGGCGCATTCGTACAGGCAGCACAGGAGGTCAGTCGTGATGGCACTTTTTCTTATTCAAAACATGCCATGGGTTTTTCAGAGCTTGAGGCTTTTTTTCGAATAAGCACGTGA